The proteins below come from a single Cannabis sativa cultivar Pink pepper isolate KNU-18-1 chromosome 3, ASM2916894v1, whole genome shotgun sequence genomic window:
- the LOC115709177 gene encoding aldehyde oxidase GLOX1, whose translation MTPSTTTTHMISAIVFIVATLLPCPTNGAGGRWQFLTPSIGISAMHMQLLNNDRVIMFDRTDFGTSNISLAPGKCPAGAKDCSAHSVEYNVATNKFRPLTVQTNVWCSSGSVMPDGTLAQTGGSFEGERRVRLFKPCVNNNCDWQEVNLGLAKSRWYSTNHVLPDGRQIIIGGRKQFNYEFYPKTTDPNVHDLPFLAQTNDKGIENNLYPFVFVNVDGNLFVFANNRAILLNYLKNQVVKTYPQIPGGDPRSYPSTGSAVLLPLKNIQTKNVEAEVLVCGGAPKGSFTEASKGKFIQALNTCARIKITDPNPNWVLETMPLARCMGDMTLLPNGNVLIINGAGTGTASWELGRNPVLNPVIYRPENKIGSRFETQKPTTIPRMYHSTAVLLRDGRVLVGGSNPHSNYEFTNVLFPTELSLEAFIPSYLERPNLRPVIVLPGSQTKVKYSQKLTIRFRVMGNNVDAKSVKTTMVSPSFTTHSFSMNQRLLVLTPTGQVKKIGGMMYQVEVNTPASANLAPSGYYLLFVVNGEFPSQGIWIHIS comes from the coding sequence ATGACGCCAAGTACTACAACTACTCATATGATAAGTGCTATTGTTTTCATTGTTGCCACCCTACTACCATGTCCGACCAATGGAGCCGGTGGGCGTTGGCAATTCTTGACACCAAGCATAGGCATTTCCGCCATGCACATGCAGCTTCTCAACAACGACAGAGTCATCATGTTCGACCGCACCGACTTCGGCACCTCCAACATCTCTTTAGCTCCCGGGAAATGCCCAGCTGGAGCCAAAGACTGCTCCGCACACTCTGTCGAGTACAACGTAGCCACCAACAAATTCAGACCACTCACGGTCCAGACCAACGTCTGGTGCTCCTCTGGCTCTGTTATGCCTGATGGAACTCTAGCCCAAACAGGTGGCTCCTTTGAAGGAGAACGAAGAGTTAGACTCTTTAAGCCTTGTGTTAATAATAACTGTGATTGGCAAGAGGTCAATCTTGGACTGGCCAAGAGTAGATGGTACTCAACCAATCATGTCTTGCCAGATGGCAGGCAGATAATCATTGGTGGAAGAAAACAATTCAACTACGAGTTTTATCCAAAAACTACTGACCCAAATGTCCATGATTTACCATTCTTAGCTCAAACAAACGATAAGGGAATAGAGAACAATCTTTACCCTTTTGTTTTTGTCAATGTGGATGGAAACTTATTTGTTTTCGCTAACAACAGAGCTATTTTGTTGAACTACCTTAAAAACCAAGTTGTGAAAACTTACCCGCAAATACCGGGTGGGGACCCGAGATCTTACCCGAGCACTGGGTCTGCTGTGCTTTTACCGTTGAAGAATATTCAAACCAAGAATGTTGAAGCTGAAGTTTTGGTATGTGGCGGAGCCCCGAAAGGATCTTTTACTGAAGCAAGTAAAGGGAAGTTTATTCAAGCGTTGAATACTTGTGCCCGGATTAAAATAACCGACCCGAATCCAAACTGGGTCTTGGAGACTATGCCTTTAGCCAGGTGTATGGGAGACATGACTTTGCTTCCAAACGGCAACGTTTTGATCATAAACGGAGCTGGAACGGGTACTGCTTCTTGGGAGTTGGGTAGAAACCCGGTTTTAAACCCGGTTATTTACCGACCCGAGAATAAGATCGGGTCCAGATTCGAAACTCAGAAACCAACAACCATTCCTCGGATGTACCATTCCACGGCCGTTCTCCTCCGCGACGGTCGGGTCCTTGTCGGCGGAAGCAATCCCCATTCCAATTACGAGTTCACAAATGTTCTATTCCCAACGGAGCTGAGCTTAGAGGCTTTCATTCCGTCGTATTTGGAAAGACCAAATCTCCGACCCGTAATCGTTTTACCCGGGTCGCAAACCAAGGTCAAGTATTCGCAGAAGTTGACAATTCGATTTCGGGTGATGGGTAATAACGTAGACGCGAAATCAGTGAAAACGACAATGGTTTCTCCGTCGTTTACGACTCACTCATTCTCAATGAACCAGAGATTGTTGGTACTTACACCCACTGGGCAAGTGAAAAAAATAGGTGGAATGATGTACCAAGTGGAGGTTAACACTCCTGCTTCGGCTAATCTTGCCCCTTCGGGgtattatcttttatttgtcGTTAATGGAGAATTTCCTAGCCAAGGTATTTGGATCCACATCAGCTAA